The genome window AACGAGGTCTATTCCCACGGTCATCACCCCAGCGTGACCAGCGCGCACGCCACCCGCCGTGCAGCAGATTCGGCTGCCTACCTCCTTGAACATTTGAAGTCCGGGATGGACCTGCTCGACGTCGGATGCGGGCCGGGCAGCATCACCGCAGACTTCGCGGAACTGCTGGACCCAGGCCAGGTCATCGGCATGGACCGCTCGCCTGATGTGGTGGCCCTCGCCCAGCAGACCTACGCGGACGTGGAGAACCTCTCCTTCCGCACCGGCAACGTCTATGACCTCGACCTCGAGGATGAGTCGGTGGACGTAGTTCATGCGCACCAGGTGCTGCAGCACCTCACCGATCCCGTTGCCGCCCTCCGCGAGATGCGCCGCGTGACCCGCCCCGGCGGGATCATCGCAGTCCGGGACGGTGACTTCCACGCCATGACCTGGTACCCGCCGACGCCGGAACTGGATGAATGGATGGAGACCTACCAGCAGTTGGCGCGGAGCAACCATGCCGAGCCCGACGCCGGCCGTCACCTGCTTGCGTGGGCACACGAAGCGGGCCTGACCGACATTGAACCCTCGTCGTCGAACTGGCTGTATGCCACGGAGGACCGGCGGCGCTGGCACGCGGAGGCCTGGGCTGAGCGGGTGCTGACGTCCGCCTTCGCTGAGCAGACGCTCGAGCGCGGGTTGGCGGATCAGGCCGCGTTGGAGCGCATGGCGGCAGGCTGGCGGCGCTGGGGCGAGTCCCCGGACGGATGGTTCCTGATCCCGTCGGGCGAACTCATCATTCACGTCTAGCCTGCGCCCGATTCTGCAAAGATCGGTCAATTCGGCAAGCCCCCTGCGTCTGCCCGAACTGAGAATCTACGATTGAGTCATGTACCGGATTGTCACTGTCTGCACCGGCAATATCTGCCGCTCCCCGATGGCCGAGATCATGCTGACCCGCGCTTTCGAGGAGGCCGGACTTGGCAACGAGGTCCAGGTGGACTCCGCCGGAACCACCGGCTGGGAGATCGGCAACCCGATCGATGAGCGGGCAGCAGCCAAGCTCACCGAGCTCGGGCTCGAGAGTGAGACTCACCGGGCCCGGCGCTTCGAGCCCGCCTGGTATGCCGAACGGGACCTCATCCTTGCCCTGGACGTGGACCATTATGAGGACCTGCGCATTGAAGCTCCGGACGCCGACAGCCGGGGAAGGGTGCGCATGCTGCGGGAGTTCGACCCGGCCACCACAGGCACCCCTGTCTCCGAGCTGGGAATCTATGATCCCTGGTACGGCGACAGCGCCGACTTCGAAGCCACCTGGCAGATGATTCACAACGCAGTTCCCGGCATTGTCCAGTACGTGCAGGAGGAACTCGCCCGCGGCCATGCTTCCGCGGACGGGTAGTCCAAGCCCGGCGAGGCGGAGCGAGCAGAGCTAACCGCCCAGGCCCACCATCCCCTGCAAGAGTGTCAGGTACTGCTCAAACAGCTGTTCGGGATCGCCGAACGTGTTCTGGCCGTACTGCCCGAACACCTCGAAACTGATGGCGCCGAACAGCGACGCCCAGACCAGTGTTCCGCGCACGACCAGATCGTCGTCGGTCTCCAGGTGCATCTCGTTCCGGATCCGCTCGAGGTCCGCGGCCAGGGGCGTATCGGCAGCAACGCCGTTTGACGCAGCGGGTAAGGGGCGGCTGATGGCCCCGGCGCGGTAGGCGTCGTCGTAGATCCTCACCAGCGCGCGGATCACGCGCGTTCCCGGTTCCGTTGTCTGCTCCGCCGGCGCCCGGTAGCCCGGCACCGGACTGCCGAAGATCAGCGCATAGCGAGCCGGCTCACGCACCGCCCAGCCTCGCGCGGCTCGTGCCAGCGCCCGAAACCGCCCGGCGTAATTCTCCTCTGGTACGGATTCGACGGCGCGGTTCACCTCATCCCCCAGTTCGGAGTACGCATCCACCACCAGGAGCGTCAGCAGGTCATCCCGGCTCTTTACGTACCGGTACACAGCCGAGGACACCAGCCCGAGATCCCTTGCAATAGCCCGCAAGGACAGCGCCGCCGCGCCGTGTGCGGCCAGGTGCTCACGCCCCAGCCGGGTGATGTCGTCGATGGTCTGGGCGCGGGCACGCTGGCGCGGTGTGCGCACGCTATCAGTCATGAAGATCATCCTCGAGCAGTTCGAGAGCAGCGTCAACTTCAGAGAGCACTGCTCTTGACAACCATGCTCGCCGGGCGCAATCCTTTTGCGAGAGCAGTGCTCTTTAAACGACCTATCAAGGAGCGGAAGATGGAAGAGTTTTACGTTGTAACGGGCGCAGGGCCGGTCGGTTGGACCGTGGCGGAGCAGTTGGCGCTGGCAGGCAATCAGGTTCGCGTTCTCACCCGGTCCGGCAGCGGACCGGATCTCCCCAACATCGAGCGGATCCGCGCGGATGCTTCGGATACTGAGCAGATGACCCGCCTCATCTCGCGATCCTCCGCCGTCTTCCACTGCATCCACGGTTCGTCCTACACCCACAAGGCATGGCAATCCGAGCTTCCCCGCGCGGAGAAGGTGGTGCTGGAGGCAGCTGGCCAGACGGACGCCGTCGTCGTTTTCCCGGAGAGCCTCTACTCCTACAGCCGGCCGGACCAGGCGATGACGGAGAATTCACCCCGCGCTGCTGCGGGCGGCAAGCGCGGCGTGCGCACGGAACTTCTTGCACAGCGCCGGGACTCGGACACTCCTACGCTGAGCGTGGTGGCGGCGATGATTACAGCTGCGGGACGGACCGACGTCTGGAACTCGGTCCTCCACGCCCCGACGGCCGCCGCACCTACGTTCCGCACACTGGTTAAGGAGCTGTCGCGGGCAGCGGGAGTGCAGGACGTGCCGGTGCGACCGATCCCCGGTTGGCTGGTCCGGACGCTCGGCGCAGTACCGGGGGACATGCGAGAACTGGCCGAAATGCTCTACCAGTTCGAGCAGCCTTTCGTCATGGATTCTTCAACCAGTGAGGACCTCCTTGGCCTGCGCCCCACTCCCCTTGCCGAAGGAGCGGCGGCAACGGCGGCTTGGTGGCGGGAAGGAGAGCCGAAGAAGCCCGTGCCCGCCACTAAGATTGTTCAGTGACCCTTTCGCTTTGGTTGGCGCTGGTCGGCGCCCAGGCCCTGATCAGCTTCACTCCCGGAGCGGGCGCCGTTAACACCATGAGCAATTCGCTCACCGTGGGCTTCCGCCGTTCGCTGTGGGGCATTCTCGGGCAGCAGGCGGCACTCCTGGTCCACATCGCGGTGGTGGCCGCGGGAGTTGGACTGCTGGTAGCCGGTTCGCCGCTGGCTTTCAACGCCATCCGCTACCTGGGAGCCGCCTATCTGGTCTACCTCGGCATCCGGAAGTTCCTTGAGCGACCGGTCCCCGCGGAGGAAGCCGCAGCGCTTCAGGCCGAGGGCGCCGCGTCCATGTTCCGCCGGGGCCTGTGGGTAAACCTGCTCAATCCCAAGGCGATCGTCTTCTTCCTCGCGTTCATCCCGCAGTTCATCCGTCCCGAGCAGGAATTGCTGGGACAGTACGGAGTGCTGGCGGGCACCGTCGTCGTCATCGATGTGCTGGTGATGTGGCTGTTCTTCGCCGCTGCCGCCCGCTCCTTCAGCCGCTTCACCAGCGG of Arthrobacter sp. JZ12 contains these proteins:
- a CDS encoding methyltransferase domain-containing protein, whose protein sequence is MRNEVYSHGHHPSVTSAHATRRAADSAAYLLEHLKSGMDLLDVGCGPGSITADFAELLDPGQVIGMDRSPDVVALAQQTYADVENLSFRTGNVYDLDLEDESVDVVHAHQVLQHLTDPVAALREMRRVTRPGGIIAVRDGDFHAMTWYPPTPELDEWMETYQQLARSNHAEPDAGRHLLAWAHEAGLTDIEPSSSNWLYATEDRRRWHAEAWAERVLTSAFAEQTLERGLADQAALERMAAGWRRWGESPDGWFLIPSGELIIHV
- a CDS encoding low molecular weight protein-tyrosine-phosphatase, whose amino-acid sequence is MYRIVTVCTGNICRSPMAEIMLTRAFEEAGLGNEVQVDSAGTTGWEIGNPIDERAAAKLTELGLESETHRARRFEPAWYAERDLILALDVDHYEDLRIEAPDADSRGRVRMLREFDPATTGTPVSELGIYDPWYGDSADFEATWQMIHNAVPGIVQYVQEELARGHASADG
- a CDS encoding TetR/AcrR family transcriptional regulator, yielding MTDSVRTPRQRARAQTIDDITRLGREHLAAHGAAALSLRAIARDLGLVSSAVYRYVKSRDDLLTLLVVDAYSELGDEVNRAVESVPEENYAGRFRALARAARGWAVREPARYALIFGSPVPGYRAPAEQTTEPGTRVIRALVRIYDDAYRAGAISRPLPAASNGVAADTPLAADLERIRNEMHLETDDDLVVRGTLVWASLFGAISFEVFGQYGQNTFGDPEQLFEQYLTLLQGMVGLGG
- a CDS encoding NAD-dependent epimerase/dehydratase family protein yields the protein MEEFYVVTGAGPVGWTVAEQLALAGNQVRVLTRSGSGPDLPNIERIRADASDTEQMTRLISRSSAVFHCIHGSSYTHKAWQSELPRAEKVVLEAAGQTDAVVVFPESLYSYSRPDQAMTENSPRAAAGGKRGVRTELLAQRRDSDTPTLSVVAAMITAAGRTDVWNSVLHAPTAAAPTFRTLVKELSRAAGVQDVPVRPIPGWLVRTLGAVPGDMRELAEMLYQFEQPFVMDSSTSEDLLGLRPTPLAEGAAATAAWWREGEPKKPVPATKIVQ
- a CDS encoding LysE family transporter, with amino-acid sequence MTLSLWLALVGAQALISFTPGAGAVNTMSNSLTVGFRRSLWGILGQQAALLVHIAVVAAGVGLLVAGSPLAFNAIRYLGAAYLVYLGIRKFLERPVPAEEAAALQAEGAASMFRRGLWVNLLNPKAIVFFLAFIPQFIRPEQELLGQYGVLAGTVVVIDVLVMWLFFAAAARSFSRFTSGPRGQRILNRVFGSLFVAVGALLAFA